One Chitinophaga sp. H8 DNA window includes the following coding sequences:
- a CDS encoding RecQ family ATP-dependent DNA helicase, with amino-acid sequence MITPSAILQQYWGYHQFRPLQEDIVNAVLAGKDTLALLPTGGGKSICFQVPAMMKPGLCLVVTPLIALMKDQVQGLKKRDITAYSIYSGMQFREVEKVLEAARRGGCKFLYVSPERLQSKLFQSYCDGLPVNMIAVDEAHCISQWGYDFRPAYLKIADIRSFFPDVSVLALTASAVPKVQQDICEKLLMKQPELFKKSFARPNLSYSVIEENAKPVKVAHILQRVPGCAVVYCKSRKRTKEIVELLQQQGITAGYYHAGLPQKERTARQEAWINNEIRVMVCTNAFGMGIDKPDVRVVIHFDIPDSLEAYYQEAGRAGRDEQKAYAVMLYNEGELSDMKDRIDLQFPSMEAIKEVYQCIVNYLQVPVGSPEGLYYDFDINDFARTFQLNITVAYSAIRLLEQEGILQLSESVFLPSYAEFVINKDTLYKFEELHPLLEPLIKTLLRTYEGIFDHPVPVYERQIGRILLTEDDEIMEHLQLLHQYGIIRYQPRTDKPQLYFLQERRQTQLLRIDTARIRERKQAYEERLEAVFAYARNRHVCRTQELVSYFGEVFKADCGVCDVCLKKKAAPVDRQAFTNISASVVAALKIQAQPFTALIQTMPEVSEDDLIEVVQFLIAEEKIKRDADGILHL; translated from the coding sequence TTGATCACACCTTCCGCTATATTACAGCAATACTGGGGTTATCACCAGTTCAGACCATTACAGGAAGATATAGTGAATGCTGTATTAGCCGGAAAAGATACACTGGCTTTACTGCCTACGGGTGGAGGTAAGTCCATTTGTTTTCAGGTACCCGCTATGATGAAACCAGGCCTGTGTCTGGTAGTTACTCCCCTGATTGCATTGATGAAAGACCAGGTACAGGGTCTGAAAAAACGGGATATCACGGCGTATAGTATCTATTCCGGTATGCAGTTTCGAGAGGTGGAAAAAGTGCTGGAAGCTGCCAGGAGGGGAGGATGTAAGTTTTTGTATGTATCGCCGGAGCGCCTGCAAAGCAAGCTATTCCAGTCCTATTGTGATGGGTTGCCGGTGAATATGATCGCGGTAGATGAAGCCCATTGTATTTCCCAATGGGGATATGATTTCCGGCCGGCTTATCTCAAAATAGCTGATATCCGCAGCTTCTTTCCGGATGTGTCGGTATTGGCATTAACCGCATCGGCAGTACCTAAAGTGCAGCAGGATATCTGTGAAAAGCTGTTGATGAAACAGCCGGAGCTTTTCAAGAAAAGTTTTGCCCGCCCTAATCTGTCGTATAGTGTTATAGAAGAAAATGCCAAACCTGTAAAGGTGGCGCATATCTTGCAAAGGGTACCGGGTTGTGCGGTGGTGTATTGTAAAAGCCGTAAACGCACCAAAGAGATTGTGGAGCTGTTGCAACAACAGGGCATAACAGCAGGCTATTATCATGCAGGGTTACCCCAGAAAGAACGTACTGCCCGGCAGGAAGCCTGGATCAATAATGAAATCAGGGTAATGGTTTGTACCAATGCTTTTGGAATGGGGATTGACAAACCGGACGTAAGGGTAGTGATACACTTTGATATCCCTGATAGCCTGGAAGCATATTATCAGGAAGCTGGACGTGCCGGCAGGGATGAACAGAAGGCATATGCAGTCATGTTGTATAATGAAGGGGAGCTGTCTGATATGAAAGATCGGATTGATCTGCAATTCCCTTCCATGGAAGCGATCAAAGAGGTATACCAATGTATTGTCAATTACCTGCAGGTGCCGGTAGGCAGCCCGGAAGGACTGTACTACGATTTTGATATCAACGACTTTGCCAGAACATTCCAGCTGAATATCACTGTTGCCTACAGTGCTATCCGCCTGCTGGAGCAGGAAGGTATCCTGCAGCTGAGTGAAAGTGTTTTCCTGCCTTCCTATGCCGAGTTTGTAATCAATAAAGACACCCTCTATAAATTTGAAGAATTACATCCTTTACTGGAACCTTTAATAAAAACACTGCTTCGTACCTACGAAGGTATTTTTGACCATCCGGTGCCTGTTTATGAACGCCAGATAGGACGTATCCTGCTCACGGAAGATGATGAAATAATGGAGCACCTGCAATTGCTACATCAATATGGTATTATCCGTTATCAGCCACGTACAGATAAACCACAACTGTACTTTTTGCAGGAAAGAAGACAAACACAATTGCTCCGCATTGATACGGCACGGATCAGGGAAAGGAAACAGGCATATGAAGAAAGGCTGGAAGCTGTTTTTGCCTATGCCAGAAACCGTCATGTGTGCCGTACACAGGAACTGGTATCTTATTTCGGAGAGGTATTTAAAGCGGATTGTGGGGTTTGTGATGTGTGTTTAAAGAAGAAAGCCGCACCTGTTGACCGGCAGGCATTTACCAATATATCTGCCAGTGTGGTGGCGGCGCTTAAAATACAGGCACAACCTTTTACTGCATTAATTCAAACGATGCCCGAGGTAAGCGAGGACGACCTGATAGAAGTGGTACAATTCCTAATTGCGGAGGAGAAAATAAAACGTGATGCCGATGGCATATTGCATCTGTAA
- a CDS encoding heavy metal translocating P-type ATPase has translation METISCKVQGMHCTSCALTVSKYLENKGMEAVHVSFATEEVSFNAPKGTNAKDVLEGVAGMGYRVIMPDEQVSEVSFFTTLTFKFLFCAVFTLPLLLHMWVSWHWLHNPWIQLALTIPVYLMGMWHFGRSAVRSLANRMANMDVLITLGATAAFVYSLTGTLQHLGSDYMFYETTAAILTLVFLGNVLEEKSVKQTTTAIAALARLQVTTARLLTVDEQGREHLEEVDNQTLRPGDRVLVNTGDKIPMDGTVYWGSGHANEAMITGESAPVAKGEKDKVIGGTILEDGSIKLFITATGKDTVLSYIIDLVKQAQNEKPPMQRLADRISAIFVPLVLSIALLTFAGWFFIGQVPFATAMMRSVAVLVIACPCAMGLATPAAVMVGLGRAARHGILIKGAHTLEAFRNIRQVVFDKTGTLTTGKLELGQYQYFDMPESTFRSMVYSLEKYSAHPIARSIAATWKSAGEIPLQQVREHKGLGMRAQDKTGNDWQLGSYQMAAQATTDDSHNIYLLKNGQLAGWIDFTDEIRPEATEVITQLKAMGIQPVLLSGDTARKCREFAAKTGIDTVYAEQSPVQKLQQIAALMKIAPTAMVGDGVNDAPALAKASIGISLSDATQVAMQSANVVLLHNSLHTLPMAIGLGKHTYLTIRQNLFWAFIYNIVAIPVAAMGLLNPIVGAGIMGLSDVVLAINSVRLRYKKVV, from the coding sequence ATGGAAACGATCAGTTGTAAAGTACAGGGGATGCACTGCACCAGTTGCGCCCTTACTGTATCAAAATACCTGGAAAATAAAGGAATGGAGGCGGTGCATGTAAGCTTTGCCACGGAAGAGGTGAGTTTTAATGCGCCTAAAGGCACCAATGCCAAAGATGTGCTGGAAGGTGTTGCGGGAATGGGATATCGCGTGATTATGCCGGATGAACAGGTTTCCGAGGTAAGCTTTTTTACTACCCTTACATTTAAATTCCTCTTTTGTGCCGTGTTTACCTTACCCTTATTATTACATATGTGGGTAAGCTGGCACTGGTTGCATAACCCCTGGATACAACTGGCACTTACTATACCGGTATACCTGATGGGGATGTGGCATTTTGGACGCAGTGCGGTCCGCTCCCTGGCCAACCGCATGGCCAATATGGATGTATTGATTACGCTGGGGGCTACGGCAGCCTTTGTATACAGCCTTACCGGCACGCTGCAGCACCTGGGCAGTGATTATATGTTTTATGAAACCACCGCTGCTATCCTGACACTGGTGTTCCTGGGAAATGTGCTGGAAGAGAAATCGGTAAAACAAACCACTACTGCTATTGCAGCACTGGCCAGGCTGCAGGTAACCACTGCCCGTTTACTCACCGTAGATGAGCAGGGCAGGGAGCACCTGGAAGAAGTAGATAACCAGACCTTGCGTCCCGGCGACCGGGTGCTGGTAAACACCGGCGATAAAATCCCAATGGACGGTACCGTGTATTGGGGAAGCGGACATGCCAATGAAGCCATGATCACAGGAGAAAGTGCACCGGTAGCAAAGGGAGAAAAAGATAAGGTAATAGGGGGCACTATCCTGGAAGATGGCAGCATCAAACTGTTTATCACCGCTACCGGCAAGGATACCGTGTTATCTTATATCATTGACCTGGTAAAGCAGGCGCAAAACGAAAAGCCGCCTATGCAGCGGCTGGCAGACCGTATTAGTGCCATCTTTGTGCCGCTGGTGCTGTCTATCGCCTTACTTACGTTTGCAGGCTGGTTCTTTATTGGGCAGGTACCTTTTGCTACCGCTATGATGCGTAGTGTGGCCGTACTGGTGATTGCCTGCCCCTGTGCCATGGGATTGGCTACTCCGGCAGCGGTAATGGTAGGCCTGGGCAGAGCTGCCCGTCATGGTATCCTGATCAAAGGGGCGCATACACTGGAAGCGTTCAGAAATATCCGGCAGGTAGTGTTTGATAAAACAGGTACCCTCACCACCGGCAAGCTGGAACTCGGACAATACCAGTACTTTGATATGCCGGAAAGCACTTTCCGGTCAATGGTGTATAGCCTGGAAAAATACTCTGCTCATCCCATTGCCCGCTCTATTGCAGCTACCTGGAAAAGTGCCGGCGAAATACCCCTACAGCAGGTAAGGGAGCATAAAGGTCTTGGTATGCGGGCACAGGATAAAACGGGCAACGACTGGCAGCTGGGGTCTTACCAGATGGCAGCACAGGCTACAACGGATGACAGCCATAACATTTACCTGCTTAAAAACGGGCAGCTGGCCGGCTGGATTGATTTTACAGATGAAATAAGACCGGAAGCCACGGAGGTGATTACCCAATTGAAAGCCATGGGGATACAACCTGTCCTGCTCAGTGGTGATACCGCCCGTAAATGCCGGGAATTTGCGGCAAAAACCGGGATCGATACCGTGTATGCGGAACAATCTCCTGTGCAGAAATTACAGCAGATCGCTGCATTGATGAAGATAGCCCCTACAGCTATGGTGGGAGATGGCGTGAATGATGCCCCCGCGCTGGCCAAAGCCAGTATTGGTATTTCTCTGAGCGATGCCACACAGGTAGCCATGCAGAGTGCGAATGTAGTGCTGCTGCATAACAGTCTGCATACTTTACCTATGGCAATAGGCCTGGGAAAACATACCTATCTTACTATCAGACAAAATCTCTTCTGGGCATTTATCTATAACATAGTGGCGATACCGGTAGCAGCAATGGGATTGCTGAATCCTATTGTAGGTGCAGGTATTATGGGATTGTCGGATGTAGTGTTGGCGATTAATTCCGTACGGCTGCGTTATAAGAAAGTAGTGTAA
- the tsaE gene encoding tRNA (adenosine(37)-N6)-threonylcarbamoyltransferase complex ATPase subunit type 1 TsaE yields MEWTFTLEQLPAVAAAFWTAMAGKQTFTLEGPMGAGKTTLVKALCAAKGVKGTTASPSFGIINEYTYNNEQDQAQSIYHLDLYRLRDEAEAINAGVEDCLYQGAICFVEWPDIIANLLPPGTVHLQLQVLSDQKRMLRAGGASNK; encoded by the coding sequence ATGGAATGGACATTTACGCTGGAACAATTACCTGCTGTGGCAGCTGCTTTCTGGACGGCGATGGCAGGTAAACAGACATTTACACTGGAAGGCCCTATGGGGGCGGGCAAAACCACCCTGGTAAAAGCCCTTTGTGCTGCCAAAGGGGTAAAAGGCACTACTGCCAGTCCTTCGTTTGGCATCATTAACGAATATACCTATAACAACGAACAAGACCAGGCACAAAGCATTTACCACCTGGACCTGTACCGCCTGCGCGACGAAGCTGAGGCTATCAATGCCGGGGTGGAGGATTGCCTGTACCAGGGGGCTATTTGTTTTGTAGAATGGCCGGATATTATTGCTAACCTGCTCCCACCCGGTACAGTACACCTGCAATTACAGGTTTTATCCGATCAAAAAAGGATGTTACGTGCCGGCGGCGCTTCTAACAAATAA